The Fluviispira sanaruensis sequence GGCTTTGTGATTAAAGCACATCCGCATGTTTCTGACCGATTATTAGAAGAAGACAAAATATTTCTTGATGAATTAAAATTAAAATACTCAAAAAAGGTAGTTGTAAAATCATTTGTTGAATATCATTTAGAGCATTTTGAAATTGCTCCAATGAGATTTGAATAATAATTATTTTATTTTCGATCCGCCCATGCAATTGGGCGACTCAGAAGTTGTGAAATTTCTTGTTTCCCATTCTTTTTGTGTAAAAGTATGTAAAGAACATGCTCTGATTAAAGAAAATTCTTCAGCAAGTATTTCATTCATAAGTCGATGTCTTTTTAATAGAGATAAATTTTCAAATATATTTGCAACTATTTCTATTCTAAAATGAGTTTCAGATCCCTTAGGAACACTGTGCATATAGCTTTCATTTTCAACTTTTAAATAATCAGGATTAAATTTTTCTTTTAATTTATTTTCAATTGTTGATTGGATGTTCATATATCACCGTCTTAAGAATGATTATTAGTTTAAGACTCATTAGGTTGGTGCGGACGGAGAGACTCGAACTCTCACACCATTGGCACTGGCTTCTAAGACCAGCGTGTCTACCAATTTCACCACGTCCGCTCAAGAGGCTTGTGTATATGAGTTTTCCATAGAATACAACTGGATTCACTCATAAAAATAAAAAATCAGATATTAAACGCTAAAGAACTGGAATGACCTTTGTTTTTTTGAGAAAGCTTTTGGACTCGTCGATAAATTTAAAACAGCAATGACTTCTGTGCTTTTCTGAGGCGCTACCGTCACTATAAGAGAACTTAGTCTTTCTAATACCATAAATAAACCTAACCCAGCCCCAGCCGCTTCTTGTTGGAGGCGAATCATAGACTTTTTTTCGCTAGCAAATAAAAACTTTAAGTATTTATAAATAGTTGGCTTACTAAAAGAGCCAAATGAATCTCTTACGCCGATTGCAAGATGCGTACCATCAAAGCTCCATTCAACTTGAACCGTTTCTTGAGGAAGCAAAGCGATGGGAACTCTTCTATCGACTTCTTGAAGTTTAGGGTTAGCATCCCAAATTGCGTTCATGAGAAGTTCTTCTTGTACCTCAACAGCAAATTGAGCATAGGCATCGGTTGGGCGTCCTAAAACACTCGATAGGCCTATGACAAATTCAAATAGAGCATCACGAAACCATTGTCTTTGATCTGAATGTGATAAGACATACCTATGCACATAAGCACCATAAGAAACACATTTATCAACTCCAAAATATTTAGTCTCGCGTATTTTTCTAATGGTATTCATTAGTTGTAGATGTGGTACATGGTCTTGATTACAAGATAAAACATGTTCAAACTTCATAAGGCCGTTGCTGTCAATAATTTGATCTTTTGTTTCGTCATCAACAAGCAAAAGATTTTCAAGTTTAATTGCAGGAATAGATTCATGCTGGGTTAATTTTTTTTCATCAATCTTATCTGTAATATATAAAGAATGTTTGCACCCATTTTTTGCCAAAAATTTAATTTCATCTATTGTTTTATCGCCTTCGGCTACAATTGTGTTCATTGCACAGCTTTTAAACAGCGCAACGAGTTCTGTCCGGTAATGTTCGTTTTGAACATCAATAACTGAGTCTAGATTAATGGTGTCAGTATTAGACATATTTGCCTCAATTAAGATTTCAAACTTTCTATAAAATAAAAATAAGATTCAAAATCAACGTCAGACTCAATACTGCATCCTTCTTTTTCACATTTTTTCAAATCATACTCTAATTTTTTCCCTGGATGAAATTCTTTCCCTGATCGCATTAAATAAACTTTTTGTTCTCCACAGTTTTCGCAATAAGCAGGTATTTGAAAACTTTCAACTCTAGAATTGTTTGATAAAAATTCTTTTACCATATTGAATTGCATAACGACGGATTGGGGACAGTTCGAATAAATTGGGTTGATTTTTAATTTTTGTATCCAGGTGATCCATTCTCTTACACCGCAGCTATTAATTGTGCGAATGTTGCCAAGGTCAAAATGCACATTTCCAGAGGGCAACCCAAAACCGCTCAGATCACAGGTTTCTGTGATATCTCCGGATATGTGATATATCCCATCTTTTAATTGCACATCCACAAATAACCCCCCTAAAAGACAGATAACAATCAATTTTTACTTATTTAAATCAACTGTTAGACGAAAGGCATAGCGTCTGTCTACAACAATTCCGTTGCTAGCTTGAACAGCCTCTCCAAATGTTGTGAACTCCAATCGTGCAAATATGGTTCTTATCATTATTCCTGCGCTTACAGTTCTCATAGCGTAACCCGCTCTTAAAGAGAGAAAAGCATCGTTGCTGTTAAAAGAACCAAAACTGAGCTCGCTTCCAACACGCAATTTATCTCGGTCATTTACTCGTAGATCATTAATTCTATCTCCCTCAATTGATAAAATAAAGCCAAGATCTTTACCTAGAGATGGGTTAATACTCATTCCTGCTTTAATATTCATTTTTTCAACTTCTTTTACAGAGGAACTATTGACAGGTTGGTATGTAGAATTTCCAACATCGAGGGCGGAAAGCCCAATTTTATAGTTCCACGGGCCTTTAAAAGGCAGCATAAATCCGAGATCAAAAGCAAAACCTTGGGTTTTATTCAAACTCTTGCTTGTTGCATCAGAAGATTCTCTGAGAAATCCATTTGAATTGCCTTCAACAGTTGAAACGATAGAAGCTCTTTCTAAATAACGTGTACCAATTCCAAATGATGAATTTGTTCCTGGAATTGGGATGCCAATACCTATACAAGGGCCAATTTGTGAGCGAGTGACTAGTGAGAAGCTTCGATCATATGTAAGTGGATTTGCTGCGGTTGTATAAGCGCTTGTTTGAGGAGTAGAGTATTGGGTTGTGTAGCCAGTGACCAAAGTATCTGCTAAAAATCCAAATTGGAAGCGCGAGAGAACCACTGTTGGAAATATGCTTGCGCGAGAAAAAACAATATCATTTGGAGAAGCATTTTCTATAGAGTTTTCGATTTCTTTTGTTGGGTATTTTATATTGCTATCAAAATAATTACCTAGCAAACTCGATGAGAATGAATTTGCTGCTGCGGTAATATTTGGAAAAGTAGCAAATTTCACTACGGATTTTGAACGATCTCTTTTATCTGTTTCGCCAATACCAGCAGGATTGCTAAATAGAGCATTTTCGTCATTCGCAAGACCAACAAATGCTCCCCCCATTCCGAGAGAATGGGAATCAAGATATAAATCGAGGGGTGGAATGATTAAATTTGCTCGACAAATTAAATTATAATTTAATAGAATGAATACTATAATTATATTTATTTTAGAAAAAATAAATCTGTTTTTCAAAATCAAACCTCTCAATAAATGAGATATAGAGTTAAAGATCGGATTTTTTTTGATTTGAATGAGGCACGCGAGCGGAGTGAGGATTTATTGTGATTTCAATTGACGCATTTCCAACACATGTTTTAGAAGGGCAAGCAATTAATTTTGTCTCAAAGGAAAGAAAAATTCCATGCCATTCAATTTTCTTAGCAGCCGCAGGAAAAGTAACTTCACAAAAATTACCGCCAGATGAAAGAATTGAAATTTTAGAATTTGCAAAAGCGGCATGTCGTACGAAAAATCCTGACATCATTTGGCAAATTGCACATGTAGAATCGAGTTTTAAAATGAAAGTTATTCTCGTCGAGGGTAAAAATATATTAACGGGTAAAAATGCCGAAGTATTTTTAAAAAAGGGGTTGGCAAAAGATAAGAATGTCGACATAGGACCATTGCAAATTAATTGGCGAGCAAACGGAGCTCGTTCTGGTTTTGAGCCTATTGAGTTTATGAGTGGTGATTTTTCAGTAAATTTTCTTTCAAACAGGATTTTAAAAGGTTATGTAAAATCTTGTGGCAATAATTGGATAAATTGCTATCATTCCTATAACGAAGACCGCGGTCGGAGTTATAGAATAAAAATTCAATCCTCTGGTTTGAGACTTAGAAAAATTCTATCTGAGTTTCTTTAAAAAAATTTGGAAAATTATATTTTTAATGTACGATATTGAAAAATTATTTTAAAAATTAAGTTCATGAATTAAAAAAATATTAAGTTATAAAATTATATGATATAAAGTTTTATTATGGTTGGAGGAAGTAAAATGCCCGATGCCGGTATTCTTATTACTTTTTTTACATTGCTTTGTTTAGAAATTGTGCTTGGTTTTGATAATATATTGATGATTTCAATCATCTCAAATCGTGTGAGTTTGGTAAATCAGAATTTTATACGTTATTTAGGTTTAATTTTAGCTGCAATTACAAGAGTTTTTCTTCTTGTAGGTTTAACTTGGGTTTCTTCTTTTCAAAAAAGTTTTATTTTTATTGGAGGCTTTGATTTTTCTACCCGAGATATCATATTGACTGTTGGTGGATTGTTTTTAATTTGGAAATCAATCAAAGAAATTCATTCAACAGTTGAGCATAAAGATAGTGATGCAGATGAAGAAAAAAGTAAATATAAAGTATCAATGTTTTCTGCTGTAACTCAGATCGTATTTATCGATGCTGTTTTTTCGATGGACGCTATTTTTACTGCCATTGGACTCACAGAAAATTTATTAGTTATTATTTTTTCAATTCTAGTTTCTGTTTGTATTATGATTTTATTTGTCAATAAAGTGGCTTCTTTTATTAAGCGCTTTGCATCTGTAAAAATATTATCTTTAGTATTCATGTTTGTCATAGGTACAACATTGTGTCTTGAAGCGTTCGATCATTCCATACCAAAGCAATATTTATATGCTCCACTTCTTTTCTCATTATTAATACAATTATTGCAAATACGCTATGAAATTAATAAAAGTAAAAGAAAAGAAATGGAAATGATATCTAATAAAAAAATAAGAAAAGTTATAAAATATTAAGAATTTCTTCTTTGCTAAGTTTAAAGCTTTCACCTTTTATTTGATTTAATTGTTCTTGACTCGCATTATCAAGAATTTGAGAAGCCGTTTGGATTTTGTCGATTAGAGATTTTTTAATGTATTCATCAACAGTATCAACACCAAGTAAATGTATTACGAGACATTTTTCTGCATTTTGTCCAATACGGTGGAAACGCGCTTGAGACTGAACGTAGCTTCCTCCATCAAAATTAAGATCCATATAAATCATGGTGTCTGCCTTCATTTTTCCGTCTCGCGGCAATAAAGTCAAACCTTCTTTTGCCGATTGAGGAGTAGCTATAAAGAGGCGGCACTCAGGATTATTTTGAAACTGTTCTATACTATGGGCGCGCTCTTCAATATTCATTTCACCCGTGTGAGCAACGGCACCCCATGTTTCTTGGTAGGTTTCTGCAAGATAATTTACGTTGCCCACAAAGTGGCTCCATAAAATAACTTTCTTCGTTTCGTCAGAGAAAATATCGGTTAAGAGATCTTCTAACTCAGAAAGTTTTGCATTTGTTCCATCGTACTTAGGATCAATTAGTTTTGGATTCGATGCAATTTGAGACAAACGTAACAGACGAACAACTATGTTATTTGCTTGACTCGCATATTCTTCAGGACTCATGTTTTCGATTTCACTGCGAACAGAATCACGCATTTTGGCGTAAATTGTTTTTTGCTCAGCTTTTAATTCAATTGCATAATCTTTAAATATAATAGGAGGTAAATCTAGAACTTCATTTTTTAAACGTCTTAAGCTTGTGGCAAGAATTCTTTTTCTCAATTCTTCACCATTGCGAACACCCATGAATTTTTCAATTTTAACTTTTCTGCGCCCTTGATTTATTTCTAGGATATCTATGTAACAGAAGGTGTTTTTAAATGCCGGAAAACTGGTGCCGAAAGTATTCCCATTGTCCATGACAAAATATTGAGCGAAAAGGTCGAGTGGTCTATTTGCAATTGGAGTACCTGTTGCAATGACACAGCGTTTAGCGCTGTTACGTATATATTTTGCGCTGATAGTTGTCTGAGCATTTAAGTTTTTAATTCTTTGGCTTTCATCAAAAACAAGCATACCTTCGCCTTCTTTAATCCACTCTGAAAGAGCTTCTTTTTCAAGGCGGATACCTTCATAATGGACAATAAATATTTGTGAAGGGCTTTTTAAGAGTTTTGCTCTTTGAGCAGGAGATCCTTCAATAACAGTATATGGAATTGAAGTTGCGAGAGACATTTCTTCTTGCCAAGTTCTGATAAGAGATTTTGGTGCCACAATTAGGCATCTATCAATTGTTTTACTTTGCAAAAGCATTGCGACAGAAGATGCAATCTGAAAACTTTTACCACAACCCATTTCATCCAATAAAGCACAAGCTGGATTTTGTAAAAGAAATTCGATCCCTACTAATTGGTGAGAATATGGTTTTCTTTTAAAGGAAAATAAAGATATTTGCTGTTTAATTTTTTCAAGAAGTTCTAGCTGTGGTTTTGAATAATTAGAGATTACAGATCCATGTAAAGCCATGGCTTCACTGCCTTGTAATGCATTTACTTCAGTAGAGAGATCGAATTCTTCAAACCAGCTTTCTCTTAATATTAATTTACCGAGTTTACTAGGTGCAATATGTGCATAGTATTTGCTTTTAACAAACTCTTTGATTTCTTGAAATGCATTATCTGTTAATTTAAATCCTTTGCCCAAAATATCGAATAAATCGTCAAAACTTGCTATATAAACTTTCCAAAGTCTTTCTTCAGGTTCCCATTGACGTTCATTGCGATCAAGACCTTTAATCCTGTCAATTGTATTTTGATTATAGTTAAATGTAACTTTAAAAATATTATTTTCAGAGTCGATTACTGTATTTGTATTTAAATATCGACCTTCTTCATATATTTTGGAGATATTTTCTATAATTCTTGAAATATGTTTTGCGGGAAGAGGTTTGACATTATCTATTTTAATTTTTTTTAAATATAATGTCCCAATAATTTCCTGTTTCTCAAATTGAGGTTGAGCAATTGCAACAGGTTTTGTTTCATTTGTTTTGTCTTCAATAATGCCAAATGTCAAACGAACGGGTCCTTTGGGGGGTTTTGGACGATATGTATTCCTGTTGTTACCTCTAAATCCCATACTAAACTTCTCCAAAACAAATCAAAAAATAACAATGCTTCAATTTTTATACTCTCAAGCGGTGTGATTGGCCAAGAAGAATATAGAACTCTTTTTTTAGTCTTGTAGACAATACCACTTACTTTCTTTAAATTATCATTTGGTACATGCCAATAAGAAACATGTACTTTTATGAAAAAGAACATTTGTCTCCTGGAGTCTTGGTTATGGATAAAATTGTGTGCGTTGGCAAGAATTATCTCGATCACGCAAAAGAGCTAGGAGATGTCGTTCCTGAAAAACCCGTGCTCTTTATAAAACCCAAAAGTGTGCTGAGAGCAGCAGTAAATCATGAAGAGCTTCTCCTCAGTATACCACAAAATATGGGATCATTGCATTATGAATCGGAAATAGTTCTAAGACTTGATAAAGGTGGTTATAAACTCGATTTAAAAGATGCTGAGAAGGCTATAGGTGCTGTTTCAATTGGTCTCGATATGACTTTAAGAGACTTGCAAACAGCGCAAAAAAAAGCAGGACAGCCATGGACGACAAGTAAAGTATTTCCAGACAGCGTGGTTGTTGGATCTTGGTTAAGAATTTCAGAATTTCCAAATTATTTAAATGAAAAATTCTCTTTTTCTTTAGATGATAAAATTAAGCAAGAGGGTTTTGGAAAAGATATGCGATTCAGTCCAGCAGAATGCGTTGCATATATAAGTGAATTCTTCCCACTTGTAGCAGGAGATCTTATATTTACTGGAACTCCTGCTGGGGTAGGGCCTGTGTTATCTGGACAAAAGGGGACTCTCAATTTTGCATCAATAAGATATAGTGTTTGTTGGAATTAAATTTTAAGAGAGCGAACACCTAAAGACTTGTTCCATGTCATTTCGGATTTAGCAGAAACTCGTTGAACCCAGCGAGCGAGTACAAAAAATAAATCTGAAAGTCTATTGATATATATTAATGCAAAATTATTAATTTCTTCTTCTTTCGCTAACGAAACAATAAATCTTTCTGCTCGTCTGCAAACTGTGCGAGCAAAATGCAAATATGAATTTAAAAGAGTTCCTCCAGGAAGAACAAATTCTTTTAGCGGCTCTAAGCTAAGTTGACAATAATCAATTAATTTCTCTAATTGTAATATATCTGCTTCATTAATAAGAATCATATTTTTCCAACGAGAAGCAATTGGAGTAGCAAGATCGGATCCTAAATTAAACAAATCATTTTGAATTGCTGATAACCAATAGTTAATCTGAAGTGCTTGTTCCTCAGATATTTCTTGAGTATTTTGTAGACAAATTCCAATGACACTATTTAACTCATCTATTGTGCCATAACTTTCTAATCTTAAGCTGTCTTTGCCAATACGACTGCCATCCGCAAGAGCGGTTGTGCCCTTATCACCTGTACGTGTGTAGACTTTTGTAACTCTCATTTTGACCCCAAAGGAATAAATTACCGATTTCTTAAATAAGGTTGACCTAATGCTTTGGGTGGTCTGCTTTTGCCAACAAAACCAGCAACAACAACAATAGTAAGAATATAAGGAATGATCTGTATAAACTGAGCGGAAACAAAGAAATTCCAAATTTGATTGAAAAGATCGATTGTAAAGTCAGGCTTCGGCATTTGGAAACCTTGTAAAGTGATTCCAAGAGCATCGAAGAAGCCAAATGCCAAGCAAGCTAAAGCAGCTGTTATTGGTTTCCAGCCACCGACAATAAGAGCAGCTAAAGCCATATAACCACGCCCGGCTGTCATATTTCGTGTGTAACCACTTGATAAGCATATAGATAATGTTGCGCCGCCGAGACCAGCAAGAAAACCAGAGACCAAAACGCCTGACCAACGTGTTCGTATCACGTCGACACCAGAAGTTTGGAGTGCGTCGGGATGTTCACCTGCAAATTTATGCCACATTCCGTAAGGTGTGAATTTAAATAAACACCAAATTAAAATAACAAGAGCCCAAGCAATCATAATGGGTGTGTATATAAACCTACTTCCAATTGGAATTTCTGGTGTAGAACCCGTGTTTTGGAAAAGTATTTGAGAAAAAAATGGCACCGTACCCGTTGCTAAGATTGTAATAGCGGTTCCAACAACAATTTGGTTGGCTTTAAAATTAATAACGAAAACTCCATAAAGAATCGACATTAACATACCAGCTAAACCACCTGCTAGAAGTCCAAGGTAAGGGTTTTGAGTTAACGTCGTAACAGCGGCTGCGGCAAATGCGCCTGCAAGCATTTTGCCTTCGAGAGCAATGTTTATGATTCCACTTCTTTCACTAAAAAGACCACCAAGAGCAGCGAAGATAAGTGGAGCCGACATCCGAATAGTTGCGCCGCTTATAGAAATAGCAAGATTAATCCAGTCCATTACAATTTAACCTTTTTAGCAGAAATGAATTTTTCCCATAAACCATCAGCAGATACAGCAAGGATTATTAATGCCTGTAATACAAGTGAAAGGTCAGAAGTGACATTGTGCGTGAATATTTCAAGATCGCTGGCGCCTTTTTGCAGGACGCCAAAAAGAAGTCCAGAAAATATAATGGCAATAGGGTTGCCACGCGCTAAAAATGCGACCGCGATCCCCGTAAAACCGTAGCCAGGCGAAAAGTCAAGTTTAAAGCATTCCGAGCGGCTTAAGACTTCTCCCACTCCAACAAGTCCAGCTAAACTTCCTGCAATAAACATATTTAAAATTTGAGTTTTTGAAATACTAATGCAGGCAGTGGATGCTGCAGATTCATTGGAGCCAACGGCTCTTATTTCATATCCAAGGGGTGTGCGGTATAAAAATATCCAGACCAAAATCGCTACTATAATTGACAAAAAGAGTGCACTTGAAACAGGCGCGCTATCAAAAAATGCGAAGGACTCGAGTTTATAATTTGGAGAAATAGGAATTGTTTGTGGGTTTTGAGTATTTGGATCCTTTAATAAATAAACAGTGACATAGCTTGCAATACCTGCAGCAACAAAGTTGAGCATAATGGTTGTTATGACTTCATGAGCGCCTCGTTTTGCTTTTAAGTATCCAGCAATACCCCCCCATATTCCTCCAGCTAATATTGCACAAATACCTGCAAAAATAGGTGCGATAAAAGGTGGAATTGAAGTGAAAAGCGCTCCAACGGATGCAGCCGCTAAAGCACCCATGGTAAGTTGCCCTTCTGCGCCAATATTAAAAAGTCCAGATTTAAATGCCATTGATACAGAAAGACCTGTTAAAATAAGCGGCATGCTATAAGTTAAAGTCATGCCTATATCGTAAGCGCTACCAAAACCTGATGTTGTAAATATAAGAAAAACATTTAAAGGATTTTCACCTGCAAAATAAGTAACAAGCAAGCCTAAAAAAAGACCAATTATAGTAGCTGCTATGGGGCGAATGATATTCACTTTTGAACTCCTTCTTGGGGATGTCCGCCGCACATAGCAAGTCCAATCTGATATTCGTTTGCTTGGTCTCTTCTGTACTCTGCCACAATTTCTCCTTCGTAGAGAACGATAATTCTATCTGAAAGCGTAGTGATTTCGTCTAGCTCAGAGGAAATGAGTAAAATTCCTACGCCTTTGTCTCTTTCTTCAACAATTTGTTTGTGTATAAATTCAATCGCACCAATATCAACTCCGCGCGTGGGATTAGCAGCAACTATGAAGTTTGGATTTTTGCCAAATTCTCTAGCAATTATTATTTTTTGTTGGTTGCCACCTGAAAAGCCAGTAGCTAAAAGCTCAGAATTTCGTGGCCGAACATCATATGTTTCCATTTCATTTTTAACAGTTTCTTTTATTTTTTTAATATTTTGTAAGAAACCGAAGCGAAACTTCGTTTCCCAATGTCGGCCAAGAATATAATTTTCTTCTGCAGACATATTTA is a genomic window containing:
- a CDS encoding BolA family protein, whose translation is MNIQSTIENKLKEKFNPDYLKVENESYMHSVPKGSETHFRIEIVANIFENLSLLKRHRLMNEILAEEFSLIRACSLHTFTQKEWETRNFTTSESPNCMGGSKIK
- a CDS encoding TerC family protein, which gives rise to MPDAGILITFFTLLCLEIVLGFDNILMISIISNRVSLVNQNFIRYLGLILAAITRVFLLVGLTWVSSFQKSFIFIGGFDFSTRDIILTVGGLFLIWKSIKEIHSTVEHKDSDADEEKSKYKVSMFSAVTQIVFIDAVFSMDAIFTAIGLTENLLVIIFSILVSVCIMILFVNKVASFIKRFASVKILSLVFMFVIGTTLCLEAFDHSIPKQYLYAPLLFSLLIQLLQIRYEINKSKRKEMEMISNKKIRKVIKY
- a CDS encoding DEAD/DEAH box helicase; translation: MGFRGNNRNTYRPKPPKGPVRLTFGIIEDKTNETKPVAIAQPQFEKQEIIGTLYLKKIKIDNVKPLPAKHISRIIENISKIYEEGRYLNTNTVIDSENNIFKVTFNYNQNTIDRIKGLDRNERQWEPEERLWKVYIASFDDLFDILGKGFKLTDNAFQEIKEFVKSKYYAHIAPSKLGKLILRESWFEEFDLSTEVNALQGSEAMALHGSVISNYSKPQLELLEKIKQQISLFSFKRKPYSHQLVGIEFLLQNPACALLDEMGCGKSFQIASSVAMLLQSKTIDRCLIVAPKSLIRTWQEEMSLATSIPYTVIEGSPAQRAKLLKSPSQIFIVHYEGIRLEKEALSEWIKEGEGMLVFDESQRIKNLNAQTTISAKYIRNSAKRCVIATGTPIANRPLDLFAQYFVMDNGNTFGTSFPAFKNTFCYIDILEINQGRRKVKIEKFMGVRNGEELRKRILATSLRRLKNEVLDLPPIIFKDYAIELKAEQKTIYAKMRDSVRSEIENMSPEEYASQANNIVVRLLRLSQIASNPKLIDPKYDGTNAKLSELEDLLTDIFSDETKKVILWSHFVGNVNYLAETYQETWGAVAHTGEMNIEERAHSIEQFQNNPECRLFIATPQSAKEGLTLLPRDGKMKADTMIYMDLNFDGGSYVQSQARFHRIGQNAEKCLVIHLLGVDTVDEYIKKSLIDKIQTASQILDNASQEQLNQIKGESFKLSKEEILNIL
- a CDS encoding fumarylacetoacetate hydrolase family protein, encoding MDKIVCVGKNYLDHAKELGDVVPEKPVLFIKPKSVLRAAVNHEELLLSIPQNMGSLHYESEIVLRLDKGGYKLDLKDAEKAIGAVSIGLDMTLRDLQTAQKKAGQPWTTSKVFPDSVVVGSWLRISEFPNYLNEKFSFSLDDKIKQEGFGKDMRFSPAECVAYISEFFPLVAGDLIFTGTPAGVGPVLSGQKGTLNFASIRYSVCWN
- a CDS encoding cob(I)yrinic acid a,c-diamide adenosyltransferase, translating into MRVTKVYTRTGDKGTTALADGSRIGKDSLRLESYGTIDELNSVIGICLQNTQEISEEQALQINYWLSAIQNDLFNLGSDLATPIASRWKNMILINEADILQLEKLIDYCQLSLEPLKEFVLPGGTLLNSYLHFARTVCRRAERFIVSLAKEEEINNFALIYINRLSDLFFVLARWVQRVSAKSEMTWNKSLGVRSLKI
- a CDS encoding ABC transporter permease: MDWINLAISISGATIRMSAPLIFAALGGLFSERSGIINIALEGKMLAGAFAAAAVTTLTQNPYLGLLAGGLAGMLMSILYGVFVINFKANQIVVGTAITILATGTVPFFSQILFQNTGSTPEIPIGSRFIYTPIMIAWALVILIWCLFKFTPYGMWHKFAGEHPDALQTSGVDVIRTRWSGVLVSGFLAGLGGATLSICLSSGYTRNMTAGRGYMALAALIVGGWKPITAALACLAFGFFDALGITLQGFQMPKPDFTIDLFNQIWNFFVSAQFIQIIPYILTIVVVAGFVGKSRPPKALGQPYLRNR
- a CDS encoding ABC transporter permease encodes the protein MNIIRPIAATIIGLFLGLLVTYFAGENPLNVFLIFTTSGFGSAYDIGMTLTYSMPLILTGLSVSMAFKSGLFNIGAEGQLTMGALAAASVGALFTSIPPFIAPIFAGICAILAGGIWGGIAGYLKAKRGAHEVITTIMLNFVAAGIASYVTVYLLKDPNTQNPQTIPISPNYKLESFAFFDSAPVSSALFLSIIVAILVWIFLYRTPLGYEIRAVGSNESAASTACISISKTQILNMFIAGSLAGLVGVGEVLSRSECFKLDFSPGYGFTGIAVAFLARGNPIAIIFSGLLFGVLQKGASDLEIFTHNVTSDLSLVLQALIILAVSADGLWEKFISAKKVKL